In Brachypodium distachyon strain Bd21 chromosome 2, Brachypodium_distachyon_v3.0, whole genome shotgun sequence, one genomic interval encodes:
- the LOC100822008 gene encoding polyadenylate-binding protein-interacting protein 9 isoform X1, which translates to MAAVAEGSRAASQAASAAAAAAAKESAYQKDVQKLVDLLSNLNPAAREFVPSSAAPPSKKALSADAPVFDYCSIGGANGGSRDSGVDSTYIGNQQHKMRSGYINHGRRRMNERARRADREDSIRRTVYVSELDHTVTEERLADIFANCGQVVDCRICGDPHSVLRFAFIEFSDEEGARAALNLGGTMLGFYPVRVLPSKTAILPVNPKFLPRTEDEKEMVIRTIYCTNIDKKVTQLDVKSFFQELCGEVSRLRLLGDNVHSTRIAFVEFVNAEGAIMALNCSGMILGTLPVRVSPSKTPVKPRINRVPSN; encoded by the exons atggcggcggtggcggagggcTCGCGCGCGGCTTCACAGGCggcctccgcggcggccgcggccgcggcgaagGAGTCGGCGTACCAGAAGGACGTTCAGAAGCTGGTGGACCTACTTTCAAACCTGAACCCGGCCGCCAGGGAGTTCGTCccgtcctcggcggcgccgccgtccaaAAAGGCGCTGTCGGCGGATGCGCCCGTGTTCGACTACTGCTCGATCGGAGGAGCGAATGGGGGGAGCAGGGACTCCGGCGTCGACTCCACGTACATTGGGAATCAGCAGCACAAG ATGAGAAGTGGATACATCAATCATGGAAGGAGGAGAATGAATGAGAGAGCGAGACGTGCAGACAGGGAGGACAGCATTCGCCGAACGGTTTATGTCTCTGAACTGGACCATACC GTGACGGAGGAAAGACTTGCTGATATCTTTGCTAATTGTGGGCAA GTTGTCGACTGCAGAATTTGTGGTGATCCCCACTCTGTTCTGAGGTTTGCATTCATTGAATTCTCTGATGAAG AGGGTGCAAGGGCTGCACTTAACCTTGGTGGCACAATGCTTGGTTTCTACCCTGTTAGAGTCTTGCCTTCGAAGACAGCTATCTTACCCGTGAATCCCAAATTTCTTCCAAGG ACGGAGGATGAGAAAGAAATGGTCATACGGACGATTTATTGTACAAATATAGATAAGAAG GTTACTCAATTAGATGTAAAGAGTTTCTTTCAAGAACTTTGTGGTGAG GTCTCTCGTTTGAGACTTCTAGGCGATAATGTACATTCTACAAGGATTGCTTTTGTTGAGTTTGTGAAT GCTGAGGGTGCTATCATGGCTCTGAATTGCAGTGGGATGATTTTAGGCACACTGCCTGTCAG GGTGAGCCCTTCCAAAACCCCAGTGAAGCCGCGTATCAATCGAGTGCCGTCTAATTGA
- the LOC100842943 gene encoding phosphoenolpyruvate carboxylase 2, producing the protein MISLHSAPFTLLIKLEPGRRRLALPQQYAVLRRPATARSVRAAAAVAAESHLRQLEFARDCFPDEDRLLGYETLLVSHFLDILQDIHGSDFRRVVEECLRVSGEYQRAEPDAAAKLEELGALLTGLDVGDAIMVSSSFSHMLNLANLAEETQMVYEKKMEACRRGSFADEASVPTESDIDDTFQRLVTGLGKSPQEVFDALRAQTIDLVFTAHPTQSVRRSLLQKHATIRACLTQLGAEGATENEKREMDEALRREILAAFRTDEIRRTPPTPQDEMRAGMSYFHDTIWNGVPRFLRRVDTALAGIGVRERLPYDAPLIQFSSWMGGDRDGNPRVTPDVTRDVCLLARMMAANMYFSKMGGLMFELSMWRCNDELRARADELHRLSDRKYAKYYIEFWKQISPREPYRIILGDVRDKLYNTCERAREILSHGVSSIPEENTYTSVQEFLEPLELCYRSLCDCGDKLIADGSLLDFMRQVTTFGLCLVKLDIRQESDRHTDAMDAITTHLGIGSYRDWPEARRQEWLVSELRGNRPLFGDDLPHSDEVADVLGTFRVIAELPGDSFGAYIISMATAPSDVLAVELLQRECGVKEKPLRVVPLFEKLADLQQARATMELLFSIDWYKERINGKQEIMIGYSDSGKDAGRLSAAWQLYKAQEEIVGVAERHGVKLTIFHGRGGTVGRGGGPSHLAILSQPPDTVNGSLRVTVQGEVIEKSFGEEHLCFRTLQRFTAATLEHGMSPPVAPKPEWRALMDVMAVVATEEYREIVFREPRFVEYFRRATPETEYGRMNIGSRPSKRKVGGGIESLRAIPWIFAWTQTRFHLPVWLGFGAAFRHAMEKQPGGLATLREMYEEWPFFRVTIDLLEMVFAKGDPGIAALYDKLLVPQDLWPFGEQLRANYSETQSLLLQVAGHEDLLESDPYLRQRLMLRDSYITALNVCQAYTLKRIRDGGFRPATRPPLSKELIESTAESLVELNPSTEYDPGLEDTLILTMKGIAAGMQNTG; encoded by the exons ATGATTTCCCTCCACTCCGCGCCGTTCACGCTCTTGATAAAGCTCGAGCCAGGCCGGAGGCGGCTCGCCCTGCCGCAGCAGTACGCCgtgctccggcggccggcgacagCGAGGAGcgtgcgcgcggcggcggcggtggccgccgaGTCCCACCTCCGGCAGCTCGAGTTCGCGCGGGACTGTTTCCCCGACGAGGACCGCCTGCTGGGCTACGAGACCCTCCTCGTGTCCCACTTCCTCGACATCCTCCAGGACATCCACGGCAGCGACTTCAGACGAGTG GTGGAGGAGTGTTTGAGGGTGTCGGGGGAGTACCAGCGCGCGGAGCccgacgcggcggcgaagctggaggagctggGCGCGCTGCTGACGGGGCTGGACGTGGGCGACGCCATCATGGTGTCgagctccttctcccacaTGCTCAACCTGGCCAACCTCGCCGAGGAGACCCAGATGGTGTacgagaagaagatggaggcgtGCCGGCGCGGCAGCTTCGCGGACGAGGCCTCCGTGCCCACCGAGTCCGACATCGACGATACCTTCCAGCGCCTCGTCACCGGCCTCGGCAAGTCCCCCCAGGAGGTCTTCGACGCCCTCCGCGCCCAGACCATCGACCTCGTCTTCACCGCCCACCCCACCCAGTCCGTccgccgctccctcctccAGAAGCACGCAAC CATCAGGGCGTGCCTGACGCAGCTGGGAGCGGAGGGGGCGACGGAGAACGAGAAGCGGGAGATGGACGAGGCGCTGCGGAGGGAGATCCTGGCGGCGTTCAGGACGGACGAGATCCggcggacgccgccgacgccgcagGACGAGATGCGGGCCGGGATGAGCTACTTCCACGACACCATCTGGAACGGGGTGCCAAGGTTCCTGCGCCGGGTGGACACGGCGCTCGCGGGCATCGGCGTCCGCGAGCGCCTCCCCTACGACGCGCCGCTCATCCAGTTCTCCTCGTGGATGGGCGGCGACCGCGACGGGAACCCCAGGGTCACCCCGGACGTCACTAGGGACGTCTGCCTCCTCGCCAGGATGATGGCCGCCAACATGTACTTCTCCAAGATGGGCGGACTCATGTTCGAGCTCTCCATGTGGCGCTGCAACGACGAGCTCCGGGCTCGCGCCGACGAGCTGCACCGCCTCTCCGACCGCAAGTACGCCAAGTACTACATCG AGTTTTGGAAGCAGATTTCGCCGCGAGAGCCTTACCGCATCATACTCGGCGATGTGAGGGACAAGCTGTATAACACCTGCGAGCGTGCTCGGGAGATCTTGTCCCATGGAGTCTCCAGCATCCCAGAAGAAAATACCTACACAAGTGTCCAGGAG TTCCTGGAGCCTCTGGAGCTGTGCTACCGGTCGCTGTGCGACTGCGGGGACAAGCTGATCGCGGACGGCAGCCTGCTGGACTTCATGCGCCAGGTGACCACCTTCGGGCTGTGCCTCGTGAAGCTGGACATCCGCCAGGAGTCGGACCGGCACACGGACGCCATGGACGCGATCACCACGCACCTCGGCATCGGCTCCTACCGCGACTGGCCCGAGGCCCGCCGCCAGGAGTGGCTCGTGTCGGAGCTCCGGGGCAACCGCCCGCTCTTCGGCGACGACCTGCCCCACTCGGACGAGGTCGCCGACGTGCTCGGCACGTTCCGCGTCATCGCCGAGCTCCCGGGCGACAGCTTCGGCGCCTACATCATCTCCATGGCCACGGCGCCCTCCGACGTCCTTGCCGTGGAGCTCCTGCAGCGCGAGTGCGGCGTCAAGGAGAAGCCCCTCAGGGTCGTGCCCCTGTTCGAGAAGCTCGCGGACCTCCAGCAGGCGCGCGCTACCATGGAGCTCCTCTTCTCCATCGACTGGTACAAGGAGCGGATCAACGGGAAGCAGGAGATCATGATCGGGTACTCGGACTCCGGCAAGGACGCGGGCCGGCTTTCCGCGGCGTGGCAGCTATACAAGGCCCAGGAGGAGATCGTGGGCGTGGCGGAGCGGCACGGCGTGAAGCTGACCATCTTCCACGGCCGGGGCGGCACCgtgggccgcggcggcgggccgaGCCACCTGGCCATCCTGTCTCAGCCGCCCGACACCGTCAACGGGTCGCTCCGGGTGACGGTCCAAGGGGAGGTGATCGAGAAGTCGTTCGGGGAGGAGCACCTCTGCTTCCGCACGCTGCAGCGGTTCACGGCGGCGACGCTGGAGCACGGCATGAGCCCGCCCGTGGCGCCGAAACCGGAGTGGCGGGCGCTCATGGACGTCATGGCCGTGGTGGCCACGGAGGAGTACAGGGAGATCGTGTTCAGGGAGCCACGGTTCGTGGAGTACTTCCGGCGCGCGACGCCCGAGACGGAGTACGGGCGGATGAACATCGGGAGCCGGCCGTCGAAGCGGAAGGTCGGGGGCGGGATCGAGTCGCTGCGGGCAATCCCGTGGATCTTCGCGTGGACGCAGACGAGGTTCCacctccccgtgtggctcggCTTCGGCGCCGCGTTCCGGCACGCCATGGAGAAGCAGCCCGGAGGCCTTGCCACGCTTAGGGAGATGTATGAGGAGTGGCCCTTCTTCCGCGTCACCATCGACCTCCTCGAGATGGTCTTCGCCAAGGGCGACCCCGGCATCGCGGCCCTCTACGACAAGCTCCTCGTGCCCCAGGACCTCTGGCCCTTCGGCGAGCAGCTCAGAGCCAACTACTCCGAGACACAGAGCCTCCTCCTGCAG GTTGCTGGGCACGAGGACCTGCTGGAGAGCGACCCGTACCTGAGGCAGCGGCTGATGCTGCGGGACTCGTACATCACGGCGCTAAACGTGTGCCAGGCGTACACGCTCAAGCGGATCAGGGACGGCGGCTTcaggccggcgacgaggccgccgCTGTCCAAGGAGCTCATCGAGTCCACGGCGGAGAGCCTGGTGGAGCTCAACCCCAGCACAGAGTACGACCCCGGGCTGGAGGACACGCTCATCCTCACCATGAAGGGCATCGCCGCGGGAATGCAGAACACCGGctga
- the LOC100845981 gene encoding dol-P-Man:Man(6)GlcNAc(2)-PP-Dol alpha-1,2-mannosyltransferase, with product MSLSSVRQRRPTAASSLTDDSQENRYSKDGNDRRRRSDGEEEDGGIRWFLPFLALGLLRHMSASSNLIHDCDEVFNYWEPLHFLLYRSGFQTWEYSSDHALRSYLYLFIHGIVAGPASLIFGEHKVRVFYAVRIFLGLISTVTETVLVVAISRRYGKRLACYVLAMLCLTSGCFFASTSFLPSSFSMYAVTLSSALFLLEKYTGAVSVAAAGVLLGWPFSILVFLPVTVYSLIRGSFKRVFLSGLLTSLCLLALSLVADYYCYGRWTSSVFNLLKYNVLGGGESHLYGTEGAMFYFKNAFNNFNFAFVLALLFLGVALSAGKKYAPDLLIVISPIYIWLAFMSLQAHKEERFLYPIYPLICVAAAAVIDSFPGFFHDKYSSEQSIFEKTAKFLRPLVLGFILCTSHSRTFSMLNGYGAPLQIYEHLDYHEDTGPGSTLCVGSEWHRYPSSFFVPSYISEVRWIDDGFRGLLPFPFNETLGGTTAAPSYFNNKNKASDQQYLKDIGSCNLLMELDLRRPYPSRGNDLSTWETLAALPFLDRELSPALYRSFFIPYKWQQKNVFGLYKLLRRLPTDQEQFKGH from the exons ATGTCGCTCTCGTCGGTgcgccagcgccggcccaCGGCCGCTTCGTCGCTAACCGACGACTCACAAGAGAACAGGTACTCCAAGGACGGCAACGACAGGAGGCGGCGCtccgacggcgaggaggaggatgggggTATCCGTTGGTTCCTCCCGTTCCTGGccctcggcctcctccgccacatGAGCGCGTCTTCAAACCTAATCCACGACTGCGACGAGGTGTTCAACTACTGGGAGCCCCTCCACTTCCTCCTCTACCGCTCCGGCTTCCAGACCTGGGAGTACAG TTCTGACCATGCTCTTAGGTCTTACTTATACCTTTTCATTCATGGTATCGTGGCTGGTCCTGCTTCGCTCATCTTTGGCGAACATAAG GTTCGTGTGTTCTACGCGGTTAGAATCTTTCTTGGACTCATATCAACTGTAACAGAAACTGTTCTGGTAGTCGCTATCTCAAGAAGATACGGAAAGAGACTTGCTTGCTATGTGCTTGCAATGCTATGCTTAACCAGTGGCTGTTTCTTTGCCAGTACCA GTTTCTTACCAAGTTCATTCTCCATGTATGCTGTAACACTTTCGTCAGCGCTCTTCCTTCTAGAGAAATATACTGGTGCGGTCTCTGTCGCAGCTGCTGGAGTACTTCTTGGTTGGCCCTTCTCAATTTTGGTGTTTCTCCCTGTTACTGTTTACTCGTTAATTAGGGGATCCTTTAAAAGAGTGTTCTTGTCTGGACTTCTGACTTCACTGTGCCTTCTT GCACTCTCGTTAGTCGCTGATTATTACTGTTATGGTAGATGGACATCATCTGTGTTCAATCTCCTGAAATATAATGTGCTTGGTGGTGGTGAAAGTCACTTGTATGGGACAGAGGGGGCTATGTTCTATTTCAAGAATGCATTCAATAACTTCAACTTTGCATTTGTTTTGGCTCTGCTATTCTTGGGAGTTGCACTATCTGCAGGGAAGAAATATGCCCCAGATCTGCTGATAGTTATCTCTCCCATCTACATTTGGTTGGCTTTCATGTCTTTGCAGGCACACAAAGAAGAAAG GTTTCTCTATCCAATTTATCCATTGATATGTGTTGCAGCAGCTGCTGTTATTGACAGCTTTCCTGGTTTTTTCCATGACAAATATTCGTCTGAGCAGTCCATTTTTGAAAAG ACAGCGAAGTTCCTGCGGCCTTTGGTCCTAGGCTTTATTTTGTGCACCTCCCACAGCCGAACATTCTCTATGTTGAACGGGTATGGTGCTCCTCTGCAGATCTATGAGCATCTAGATTATCATGAAGACACTGGGCCTG GATCTACTCTCTGTGTTGGAAGTGAGTGGCACCGCTATCCTTCATCGTTCTTCGTACCCTCCTATATTAGCGAAGTTCGTTGGATAGATGATGGTTTCCGAGGCCTTCTGCCATTTCCCTTCAATGAAACCCTGGGAGGCACCACTGCTGCTCCATCTTATTTCAATAACAAGAATAAGGCCTCCGACCAGCAATAT TTGAAAGACATTGGATCATGTAACTTACTGATGGAGCTTGATCTAAGGCGACCTTATCCATCTCGCGGGAATGACCTGTCAACTTGGGAG ACATTGGCAGCTCTGCCATTTCTAGACAGAGAGCTTTCACCGGCATTATACCGGTCGTTCTTCATACCATACAAATGGCAGCAGAAGAATGTTTTCGGCCTGTACAAGTTGCTGAGGAGGCTGCCTACTGACCAAGAGCAATTCAAAGGCCACTAA
- the LOC100822008 gene encoding polyadenylate-binding protein-interacting protein 9 isoform X2 encodes MAAVAEGSRAASQAASAAAAAAAKESAYQKDVQKLVDLLSNLNPAAREFVPSSAAPPSKKALSADAPVFDYCSIGGANGGSRDSGVDSTYIGNQQHKMRSGYINHGRRRMNERARRADREDSIRRTVYVSELDHTVTEERLADIFANCGQVVDCRICGDPHSVLRFAFIEFSDEEGARAALNLGGTMLGFYPVRVLPSKTAILPVNPKFLPRTEDEKEMVIRTIYCTNIDKKVTQLDVKSFFQELCGEVSRLRLLGDNVHSTRIAFVEFVNIGVLTVSFPAKHF; translated from the exons atggcggcggtggcggagggcTCGCGCGCGGCTTCACAGGCggcctccgcggcggccgcggccgcggcgaagGAGTCGGCGTACCAGAAGGACGTTCAGAAGCTGGTGGACCTACTTTCAAACCTGAACCCGGCCGCCAGGGAGTTCGTCccgtcctcggcggcgccgccgtccaaAAAGGCGCTGTCGGCGGATGCGCCCGTGTTCGACTACTGCTCGATCGGAGGAGCGAATGGGGGGAGCAGGGACTCCGGCGTCGACTCCACGTACATTGGGAATCAGCAGCACAAG ATGAGAAGTGGATACATCAATCATGGAAGGAGGAGAATGAATGAGAGAGCGAGACGTGCAGACAGGGAGGACAGCATTCGCCGAACGGTTTATGTCTCTGAACTGGACCATACC GTGACGGAGGAAAGACTTGCTGATATCTTTGCTAATTGTGGGCAA GTTGTCGACTGCAGAATTTGTGGTGATCCCCACTCTGTTCTGAGGTTTGCATTCATTGAATTCTCTGATGAAG AGGGTGCAAGGGCTGCACTTAACCTTGGTGGCACAATGCTTGGTTTCTACCCTGTTAGAGTCTTGCCTTCGAAGACAGCTATCTTACCCGTGAATCCCAAATTTCTTCCAAGG ACGGAGGATGAGAAAGAAATGGTCATACGGACGATTTATTGTACAAATATAGATAAGAAG GTTACTCAATTAGATGTAAAGAGTTTCTTTCAAGAACTTTGTGGTGAG GTCTCTCGTTTGAGACTTCTAGGCGATAATGTACATTCTACAAGGATTGCTTTTGTTGAGTTTGTGAAT ATAGGGGTTTTGACAGTCAGCTTTCCTGCTAAACACTTCTGA